The Coprobacter tertius genome includes a region encoding these proteins:
- a CDS encoding ATP-binding protein, whose amino-acid sequence MIFLVDKNFNIRKIFNCDAGELSVPADELIGRNLKVCIDSDCVDEVLEAVRKALKSDKVSEAEYSITFRGKKSYYEGRYKRVSEGMVACFERNVTERRIKDMAIEQNGKLLNAVLDNMPMPLIVKDIDDQLKYIFWNKQCELNGGYTREQIIGKSDIEIYGEERGCYYQSVDKKIIEEGGSYRAQEIYVTPDGIKHYSVVNKDVISNDVHHWLLATRWDVTDLIEVQEKLQEANRQMRIAFMVTYTVPVIWDVIADNICLKFPEYKENREDFFKDRNGISVSEVVRNIRPGEREEVSKMLEDIRTGQIENAHREIYYDVKGKFETCYDLYLAVDKRDESGLPARIIGTLRDITENKQNEERLLEAKKGIEEIQEINQLILNHTDNGLVFLSPDYIVQWENVSKYSHHPLASRYSRGGCCYRSVLGQDEPCPSCSARRAMHSGKIEKGVRSLPGGMTVEITAIPVFDKGHKDHIRGIVLKYEDVTERLKVAAELKAAKEAAENSNRLKSLFISNMSHEIRTPLNAIVGFSQLLATAEEVEDKNEYMSIIARNNELLLQLINDILDLSKIEANTLEFVFGKVDVNEMLKGLEMSSRSKSFHPAVDIIFEPSLKECIIETDNNRVLQVISNLVSNAMKFTEKGSIRFGYDLLDNGLRFYVADTGKGIPVELQQEVFERFVKLDTFTIGTGLGLPICRNIVHRLNGEIGVLTNESGGCTFWFTLPVLPEKKDSYSDEKTLGEKVPGSIKISGKPVLLIAEDVADNYRLYHTLLKHKFTLLHAWNGEEAVKMFIEEHPEAILMDIKMPVIDGYEAVARIRALDKDIPVIAVSAYAFSDDIDRIMKSGFTGYITKPISQDRLFDALSFLVNKD is encoded by the coding sequence ATGATATTTTTAGTCGATAAGAATTTTAATATCCGTAAAATATTTAACTGTGATGCCGGAGAACTCTCGGTTCCGGCGGATGAACTGATCGGCAGAAACTTGAAAGTTTGTATAGATTCCGATTGTGTAGATGAAGTGCTGGAGGCCGTCCGAAAAGCATTGAAGTCTGATAAAGTATCGGAAGCGGAATATTCTATAACTTTTCGTGGAAAAAAATCATATTATGAGGGTCGTTACAAAAGGGTGAGCGAGGGAATGGTTGCCTGTTTCGAGCGAAATGTTACAGAGCGCAGAATAAAAGATATGGCAATTGAGCAGAACGGAAAATTGTTGAATGCCGTACTGGATAATATGCCTATGCCGTTGATTGTAAAAGATATCGATGACCAACTGAAATATATATTCTGGAATAAACAATGTGAATTGAACGGAGGATATACGCGCGAGCAGATTATCGGTAAAAGCGATATCGAAATTTATGGAGAAGAAAGAGGTTGTTATTATCAATCAGTCGATAAAAAAATTATTGAAGAGGGTGGGTCGTACCGCGCTCAGGAGATATATGTCACTCCCGACGGAATAAAACATTATTCAGTAGTGAATAAAGATGTAATTTCTAACGATGTACATCATTGGTTGTTGGCGACCCGTTGGGATGTTACCGATTTGATAGAGGTACAGGAAAAGTTACAGGAAGCCAACCGTCAGATGAGAATCGCATTTATGGTTACTTATACGGTACCTGTTATATGGGATGTCATAGCGGATAATATCTGTTTGAAATTTCCGGAATATAAGGAAAACCGGGAAGATTTTTTTAAAGATCGTAATGGAATAAGCGTTTCGGAAGTCGTACGGAATATTCGACCCGGCGAACGAGAAGAAGTTTCAAAAATGCTTGAAGATATTCGTACAGGCCAGATAGAAAATGCACATCGGGAAATATATTATGATGTGAAAGGAAAATTCGAGACTTGTTATGATTTATATTTGGCTGTCGATAAACGAGACGAATCCGGTCTACCGGCTCGCATTATCGGTACGTTGAGAGATATAACCGAGAATAAGCAGAATGAAGAGCGATTACTTGAGGCTAAAAAGGGTATAGAGGAAATTCAGGAAATAAACCAATTGATACTTAATCATACCGATAACGGACTGGTGTTTCTTTCTCCCGATTATATCGTACAATGGGAGAATGTGAGTAAATATTCACATCATCCTCTCGCTTCACGTTATAGTAGGGGGGGCTGTTGTTACCGGTCGGTATTAGGGCAAGACGAACCATGCCCCAGTTGTTCTGCGAGAAGAGCCATGCATTCGGGTAAAATAGAAAAGGGGGTACGTAGCCTTCCGGGTGGGATGACAGTAGAGATTACGGCGATTCCTGTATTCGATAAAGGTCATAAAGATCATATCAGGGGTATCGTTCTTAAATATGAGGATGTGACGGAACGATTGAAAGTTGCGGCCGAATTGAAAGCCGCTAAGGAAGCCGCCGAAAATTCAAATCGACTGAAATCGTTATTTATTTCTAATATGAGCCATGAGATACGTACTCCTTTGAATGCGATTGTAGGGTTCAGTCAGTTGTTAGCGACAGCCGAAGAAGTGGAGGATAAAAATGAATATATGTCGATTATTGCTCGAAATAACGAGCTGTTGTTGCAATTGATAAATGATATTCTCGATTTGTCGAAAATAGAGGCAAATACGCTTGAGTTCGTGTTCGGTAAAGTAGATGTGAACGAGATGTTGAAAGGACTCGAAATGAGCAGTCGTAGCAAATCGTTTCATCCTGCAGTAGATATAATATTCGAGCCTTCTCTGAAAGAATGTATTATAGAAACAGATAATAACCGGGTATTACAGGTTATTTCCAATTTGGTAAGTAATGCGATGAAATTTACCGAAAAGGGTAGTATCCGTTTCGGATATGACCTTTTAGATAACGGCTTGCGTTTCTATGTTGCCGACACGGGAAAAGGAATTCCTGTGGAATTACAACAGGAGGTTTTCGAACGATTTGTAAAATTAGATACTTTTACTATCGGCACAGGTTTGGGATTACCGATTTGCCGGAATATCGTACATCGTTTAAACGGTGAAATAGGTGTGTTAACCAATGAATCGGGAGGTTGTACTTTTTGGTTTACACTACCGGTATTACCTGAAAAGAAAGATTCTTACAGTGATGAAAAAACATTAGGAGAAAAAGTACCGGGATCGATAAAAATTTCTGGGAAACCGGTGTTGTTAATCGCAGAAGATGTAGCCGATAATTATCGGCTATATCATACTCTGCTGAAACATAAGTTTACTTTATTGCACGCCTGGAATGGAGAGGAGGCTGTGAAAATGTTTATCGAAGAGCACCCCGAAGCTATTCTTATGGATATAAAAATGCCGGTAATAGACGGTTATGAGGCGGTAGCCCGCATCCGTGCTCTCGATAAAGATATTCCTGTTATTGCAGTATCCGCTTATGCTTTTTCCGACGACATCGATCGTATTATGAAAAGTGGTTTTACGGGATATATAACCAAGCCGATCTCACAGGACAGGTTGTTTGATGCTCTGTCTTTTCTGGTTAACAAGGATTAA